A part of Pararhizobium sp. A13 genomic DNA contains:
- a CDS encoding complex I NDUFA9 subunit family protein has product MTLSNLPPLVTVFGGSGFVGRHVVRALAKRGFRIRVAVRRPDLAGFLQPLGNVGQISLVQANLRYRQSVDAAVHGADHVVNCVGILFESGRNTFDSVQDFGARAVAEATRGVGATLTHISAIGADANSESLYAKSKGRAEKAILETVPEAVILRPSIIFGPEDGFFNKFAEMARFSPVLPLVGGGKTAFQPVYVADVAEAVARAIEGKVAKGKTYELGGPEVLTFKNCLEIMLKIIDRKRTLLPIPFGIASLMGSVASLVPFVAPPITPDQVILLKRDNVVSDSAQAEGRTLQAFGIEATSVEAILPSYMVRYRPQGQYTRSGGAA; this is encoded by the coding sequence ATGACCTTGTCCAATCTCCCCCCGCTCGTTACCGTTTTCGGCGGGTCCGGATTTGTCGGCCGTCATGTCGTGCGCGCGCTTGCAAAACGCGGTTTCCGCATCCGCGTTGCGGTCCGCCGTCCGGATCTGGCAGGCTTTCTGCAGCCACTCGGCAATGTCGGCCAGATTTCATTGGTTCAGGCCAACCTGCGTTACCGTCAATCGGTCGATGCGGCGGTTCACGGCGCCGATCATGTCGTCAATTGTGTCGGCATCCTGTTCGAAAGCGGCCGCAACACCTTCGATTCGGTTCAGGATTTTGGTGCCCGCGCCGTGGCCGAGGCCACGCGTGGTGTCGGTGCGACCTTGACCCATATTTCCGCCATCGGCGCCGATGCCAATAGCGAATCGCTTTATGCGAAGTCGAAAGGCCGGGCGGAAAAGGCGATCCTGGAGACCGTTCCCGAAGCGGTCATCCTGCGCCCGTCGATCATCTTCGGACCCGAGGACGGCTTCTTCAACAAATTTGCCGAAATGGCCCGCTTCTCGCCGGTCCTGCCGCTGGTCGGCGGCGGCAAGACGGCATTCCAGCCGGTCTATGTCGCGGATGTCGCCGAAGCGGTTGCCAGGGCCATCGAGGGCAAGGTTGCCAAGGGCAAGACCTATGAACTCGGCGGGCCGGAAGTCCTGACTTTCAAGAACTGTCTCGAGATCATGCTGAAGATCATCGATCGCAAGCGCACGCTGCTGCCGATTCCGTTCGGCATTGCGTCGCTGATGGGTTCCGTTGCCTCGCTGGTGCCCTTCGTGGCACCGCCGATCACGCCCGACCAGGTCATTCTGCTGAAGCGCGACAACGTTGTTTCCGATAGTGCGCAGGCCGAAGGCCGCACGCTGCAGGCTTTCGGCATTGAGGCGACCTCGG
- a CDS encoding right-handed parallel beta-helix repeat-containing protein has protein sequence MISFGRTVAMLGVMSGLYLWLGNTHPALAKPMQCAPDVYAAVAAPATKQDAQVEVRCDLTLKPTDIITKRLIFSGAAASGVTLDCRGATLDGSRGTINFGKPTVLIRSTKGKGADWSAPSGVTVRNCTINGALRLQGLGTNGQAKEVRLSSLNADHTAHAQAAAPSRIALSGLTIVADGRVPLYVGPGVTGTRLEKSVLAGESNGPALYLDAESARNTISGNRFAVESGREQIAIDGSADNVITANIFDNPAGGGVFLYRNCGEGGTIRHQKPQHNTISGNTFTYRMAFLAKPAVWLNSRNGAQRYCFRNPAYPFGSSLSSLDFAQFNTVTGNRLIRGGASLIRNSDPSNVITGNAE, from the coding sequence ATGATTTCATTCGGTAGAACCGTGGCCATGCTGGGAGTCATGTCCGGCTTGTATCTCTGGCTGGGAAACACGCATCCCGCCCTCGCAAAGCCCATGCAATGCGCACCCGACGTCTACGCCGCCGTAGCGGCACCGGCAACGAAACAGGACGCACAGGTCGAGGTCCGTTGCGACCTGACGCTCAAGCCCACAGACATCATCACCAAGCGCCTCATCTTCTCCGGCGCAGCGGCGTCTGGCGTGACACTCGATTGCAGGGGCGCGACGCTTGACGGATCGCGCGGGACAATCAACTTCGGCAAGCCGACGGTGCTCATCCGCTCCACGAAAGGCAAGGGGGCCGACTGGAGCGCACCCTCGGGCGTCACAGTGCGCAACTGCACCATCAACGGCGCGTTGCGCCTGCAGGGACTGGGCACCAACGGCCAGGCAAAAGAGGTGCGCCTGTCGTCGCTGAACGCCGATCATACGGCCCATGCCCAGGCCGCGGCCCCCTCCCGTATCGCGCTGTCCGGCTTGACGATTGTCGCGGATGGCAGGGTTCCGCTCTATGTCGGTCCCGGGGTGACCGGGACACGGTTGGAAAAATCCGTATTGGCCGGCGAGAGCAATGGACCAGCCCTCTATCTCGATGCCGAATCGGCGCGAAACACGATCAGCGGGAACCGGTTTGCTGTCGAGAGCGGACGTGAACAGATCGCCATCGACGGCTCCGCTGACAATGTGATTACCGCAAACATCTTCGATAATCCGGCCGGCGGCGGCGTTTTTCTTTATCGCAACTGCGGCGAGGGCGGGACGATCCGGCACCAGAAGCCTCAGCACAACACGATTTCCGGCAACACGTTCACCTATCGGATGGCTTTCCTGGCCAAGCCCGCCGTCTGGCTCAACTCACGCAATGGCGCCCAGCGCTACTGTTTCCGAAATCCCGCCTATCCCTTTGGCAGCAGTCTCAGTTCCCTCGATTTCGCGCAGTTCAACACGGTGACGGGCAACCGCCTGATCCGTGGCGGGGCATCCCTCATTCGCAACTCCGATCCGAGCAATGTGATCACAGGCAACGCCGAATAG
- a CDS encoding DUF1330 domain-containing protein, whose amino-acid sequence MAKGYWIARVDVRDAERYKDYVAAAKPAFEKYGANFLARGGAFQRLEGDVRSRNVVIEFPSLQAAIDCYNSPEYQIAAAIRQEVASAEMVVVEGV is encoded by the coding sequence ATGGCAAAAGGGTACTGGATTGCACGCGTCGACGTCCGCGATGCCGAGCGCTACAAGGACTACGTCGCGGCCGCAAAACCGGCTTTTGAAAAATACGGCGCCAATTTTCTTGCTCGCGGCGGTGCTTTCCAGCGCCTGGAGGGGGATGTCCGATCCCGCAACGTGGTGATCGAGTTCCCATCGCTGCAGGCGGCGATCGATTGCTACAATTCGCCCGAATACCAGATCGCGGCGGCAATCCGGCAGGAGGTGGCGAGTGCCGAAATGGTGGTCGTCGAAGGCGTCTGA